Proteins from a single region of Sporosarcina sp. P33:
- the ehuB gene encoding ectoine/hydroxyectoine ABC transporter substrate-binding protein EhuB, whose translation MKKSAIGVLAVMMLLLLAACGNGDSDSASDKSGSKLDNLKEKGVVKVGFANEKPYAYEEDGELQGAAVAIAKAVFENLGVDEVDGQLSDFGQLIPGLGAGKFDVITAGMAITPDRCSSVSFGEPEITYGEGLIVEKGNPMNLKSYKDIAANPDIKVAVMSGATEKDFMIREGVAEDQIMMVPDIPASFSAVESGRAAVTTGTEMTIKMALESANNEKLEFVTDFEQPDIEGVPSYGAAAFLNNDDELREAYNEELQKLKDSGEIAALIEPFGFTEEMNIVDSDITTESVCNGDNY comes from the coding sequence ATGAAGAAATCGGCGATCGGTGTTTTGGCGGTGATGATGCTTTTATTACTGGCAGCTTGCGGTAATGGGGATTCAGATTCTGCAAGTGATAAAAGTGGAAGTAAGTTGGATAATTTGAAGGAGAAGGGCGTTGTCAAAGTCGGCTTTGCCAATGAGAAACCGTATGCGTATGAAGAGGATGGCGAATTGCAGGGGGCAGCGGTAGCTATTGCCAAAGCGGTCTTTGAAAACTTGGGAGTGGACGAAGTAGACGGTCAGCTGTCTGATTTCGGCCAATTGATCCCGGGCTTGGGAGCAGGGAAATTCGATGTCATTACAGCGGGTATGGCGATTACGCCGGATCGTTGTTCAAGTGTGTCATTTGGTGAACCGGAAATTACGTATGGTGAAGGCCTGATTGTAGAAAAAGGCAATCCGATGAATTTGAAGAGTTATAAAGATATTGCTGCGAACCCGGATATCAAAGTAGCAGTTATGAGCGGTGCAACAGAAAAAGATTTCATGATTCGTGAAGGGGTAGCAGAAGACCAGATTATGATGGTTCCGGATATTCCCGCGTCATTCTCCGCAGTCGAATCAGGGCGTGCAGCGGTGACAACCGGTACAGAAATGACGATTAAGATGGCTTTAGAATCAGCCAATAATGAAAAACTTGAATTTGTTACGGATTTTGAACAACCAGATATTGAAGGGGTACCAAGTTATGGTGCAGCTGCATTCTTGAACAATGATGATGAATTACGCGAAGCATATAACGAAGAACTGCAAAAATTGAAAGACAGTGGTGAAATTGCGGCACTGATCGAGCCTTTCGGTTTTACTGAGGAAATGAATATTGTAGATAGCGATATTACGACAGAAAGTGTATGTAACGGCGACAATTACTAA
- a CDS encoding 8-oxo-dGTP diphosphatase — protein MQKIANLLVVKDGHVLLLKKPRRGWYVAPGGKIDEGESVYEAAQREFAEETGAQAAAPHLKGVYTMMIMDDEGKELLNEWLLFTFIAHDYSGELLETTVEGELEWHPLESLHTLPMAEGDRMNLLFAVSQKGMQYGTFYYTEQFRLLRESLQQSMEGE, from the coding sequence ATGCAAAAAATTGCTAATTTACTCGTGGTGAAAGATGGTCATGTCCTTTTGCTGAAGAAACCGAGACGTGGCTGGTATGTGGCGCCGGGCGGTAAAATAGACGAAGGTGAATCTGTCTATGAAGCGGCTCAGCGTGAGTTTGCAGAAGAAACAGGTGCACAGGCTGCGGCGCCTCATCTTAAAGGTGTATATACGATGATGATCATGGATGATGAAGGAAAAGAACTGCTTAACGAATGGCTGCTCTTTACGTTTATTGCGCATGATTACTCTGGTGAACTGCTGGAGACAACCGTTGAAGGGGAATTGGAATGGCATCCGTTGGAAAGTTTGCATACATTACCTATGGCGGAAGGAGACCGCATGAATTTGCTCTTTGCGGTCAGTCAGAAAGGTATGCAGTATGGGACGTTCTATTATACAGAGCAATTTCGCTTGTTGCGTGAATCGCTCCAACAATCAATGGAAGGTGAATAA
- the rapZ gene encoding RNase adapter RapZ — protein sequence MDQQQSVNEYEVVIITGMSGAGKTVAMQCFEDMGFYCIDNLPPELFVTFLDLMMKSDNQMRRIAAVMDTRGGSLFDSLITALEGLFKMEDVKTSLLFLDSNDETLVKRYKETRRSHPLSEGGVLLEGIRKERILLTELKGLSRSIIDTSHLKPKQLREKIISEFSEAGEPNFTLNFVSFGFKHGMPIDADVVFDVRFLPNPFYLEELRPLTGLNSEVSEYVLKWADTKELIEKLTDLFKFLIPQYKQEGKGQAVIAFGCTGGQHRSVTLAEYFTGVFKDEYPTRVSHRDVEKRKG from the coding sequence ATGGATCAGCAGCAAAGTGTAAATGAGTATGAAGTCGTAATTATTACAGGTATGTCGGGTGCGGGAAAAACGGTGGCCATGCAGTGCTTTGAAGACATGGGCTTTTATTGCATCGATAATCTGCCGCCTGAACTGTTTGTGACATTCCTGGATTTGATGATGAAATCCGATAACCAAATGAGACGTATTGCCGCTGTAATGGATACACGCGGAGGAAGCTTGTTTGATTCATTGATTACAGCGCTCGAAGGCTTATTTAAGATGGAGGACGTCAAGACAAGTCTGCTGTTCCTGGATTCAAATGATGAAACGCTTGTAAAACGTTATAAAGAAACACGCAGATCACATCCGTTATCTGAAGGCGGTGTGCTGCTCGAAGGAATACGCAAGGAACGCATTTTGCTGACGGAGCTGAAAGGACTTTCCCGGTCGATCATCGACACGTCCCATTTAAAACCGAAGCAGTTGCGCGAAAAGATTATCAGCGAATTCTCTGAAGCCGGTGAACCGAACTTTACATTGAATTTTGTGTCGTTCGGATTTAAGCACGGTATGCCAATTGACGCGGATGTCGTGTTTGATGTGCGATTTTTACCAAACCCGTTTTATTTGGAGGAGCTGCGTCCGTTGACAGGACTGAATTCCGAAGTATCCGAGTATGTGCTGAAATGGGCGGATACGAAAGAGCTGATTGAGAAGTTAACGGATTTATTCAAATTTTTGATACCGCAGTATAAGCAGGAAGGAAAGGGCCAGGCAGTAATCGCATTCGGCTGTACAGGCGGCCAGCACCGTTCCGTGACGCTTGCTGAATATTTCACAGGTGTCTTCAAGGATGAGTACCCGACACGTGTCTCGCATCGGGATGTTGAAAAAAGAAAGGGTTGA
- the trxB gene encoding thioredoxin-disulfide reductase: MTTEDKIYDVIIVGAGPAGMTAAVYTARGNMSTLMLERGMPGGQMANTEEIENYPGFESILGPDISTKMFEHAKRFGAEYAYGDVTKIEDGREFKTIYVGEKTYKARAIILSTGADYRKIGVPGEEELTGRGVSYCAVCDGAFFRNKDIVVIGGGDSAVEEGSYLTRFANKVTIIHRRDELRAQKIVQERAFANEKIDFIWNSTVKQVNEKDGKIGSVTLVSTEDGSEREFETEGMFVYIGLDPLTEPFKDLGILDENGYIETNEIMETKIPGIYAAGDVREKLLRQVVTATGDGSIAAQAAQKYIEELMDEVEAKA; this comes from the coding sequence ATGACAACAGAAGATAAAATCTATGACGTAATTATTGTAGGGGCAGGGCCTGCCGGAATGACAGCGGCTGTGTATACAGCACGCGGAAATATGTCTACTTTGATGCTGGAAAGAGGCATGCCGGGCGGTCAAATGGCTAATACCGAAGAAATCGAGAACTATCCGGGATTTGAAAGTATTCTCGGTCCGGATATCTCAACGAAAATGTTTGAACATGCGAAGCGATTCGGGGCAGAATATGCTTACGGTGACGTAACGAAAATTGAAGACGGCCGTGAATTCAAGACCATTTACGTAGGCGAGAAAACTTATAAAGCGCGCGCTATCATTTTATCAACAGGCGCGGACTACCGAAAGATCGGTGTTCCGGGTGAGGAAGAATTGACAGGCCGCGGCGTAAGTTATTGTGCAGTATGTGACGGTGCGTTCTTCCGCAATAAAGATATCGTCGTAATTGGCGGAGGAGACTCTGCAGTTGAAGAAGGTTCATACTTGACGCGGTTTGCCAATAAAGTAACGATCATTCACCGCCGTGATGAATTGCGTGCGCAAAAAATCGTTCAGGAGCGTGCATTCGCGAACGAAAAGATCGACTTTATCTGGAACTCTACAGTAAAGCAAGTGAATGAAAAAGACGGCAAGATCGGTTCCGTCACTCTTGTGTCAACAGAAGATGGTTCAGAGCGTGAGTTCGAGACAGAAGGAATGTTCGTCTATATCGGACTGGATCCATTGACAGAGCCATTTAAAGATCTGGGCATCTTGGATGAGAACGGCTATATCGAGACGAATGAAATCATGGAAACGAAAATCCCGGGCATCTATGCGGCGGGTGACGTTCGTGAAAAATTGCTGCGTCAAGTAGTTACGGCAACCGGAGACGGCAGTATCGCGGCACAGGCAGCTCAGAAGTATATTGAAGAGCTGATGGATGAGGTTGAGGCTAAAGCATAA
- a CDS encoding lipopolysaccharide assembly protein LapB has translation MKNNQRLPKDKIISFLPDGDFYRKRAMQAMQREQFSDAEKYYKRALDLNPDDALTHMEYGVFIMEVGRFEDAYELLQTADDLDPDNEETTFYLAEVHAHLGLLREAKQYALKYVEMAPDGLFVEEAHEISEFADQEEMFLEEGEQLDGEVLFVQEKARRMMEQGDFKEAIAVLEKLLLDYPKTWAVHNNLALAYFYIGEEQHAEDILYDVLREEKGNIHALCNLAVFFYYRKDHERLKRMMNLLSKIKPYQFEQRYKLGATFALIGRYEEAYHWLRSLQKRGFEGDIGYYFWLANAAYFTGNRKIAEQAYEKLLEMDPTKEGFEPWRSADAALDSDSFEENVPFLIEKISNPYRSERMFGLYLVGKSSHLQEILSHPGYINVEELSAAEQLFLAHSLEYSFKAEDAFEKALQKALAICDLLYEQYKPLDEQGVQLFQMWFTLCENALEKQYAFSNVQAIAAAADYMFQASHDESVTKKSLAEQYQVSVSTLSKYVKELLQFLPYTEE, from the coding sequence TTGAAAAATAACCAACGATTACCAAAAGATAAAATTATATCATTTCTGCCTGACGGTGATTTTTATCGCAAACGCGCAATGCAAGCGATGCAGCGCGAACAGTTTTCTGACGCGGAAAAATATTATAAGCGTGCGCTGGATCTGAATCCCGACGATGCACTGACTCATATGGAGTATGGCGTGTTCATCATGGAAGTCGGACGATTCGAGGATGCGTATGAGCTGCTGCAGACCGCAGATGATCTGGATCCGGACAATGAAGAAACGACCTTCTATTTAGCGGAAGTTCACGCGCATCTTGGTTTGCTGCGTGAAGCGAAACAATATGCCCTGAAGTATGTGGAAATGGCACCGGACGGCCTGTTCGTGGAAGAAGCACACGAGATCTCAGAATTTGCCGATCAGGAAGAGATGTTCCTTGAAGAAGGGGAACAGCTAGACGGTGAAGTGCTGTTCGTACAAGAGAAAGCACGCCGAATGATGGAGCAGGGCGACTTTAAGGAAGCAATTGCTGTGCTGGAGAAATTATTGCTGGACTATCCAAAAACCTGGGCCGTTCACAACAATCTGGCACTTGCGTATTTCTATATCGGCGAAGAACAGCATGCAGAAGATATTCTGTATGATGTGCTGCGCGAAGAAAAAGGGAATATCCATGCGCTGTGCAATTTGGCGGTATTCTTTTATTACCGTAAAGATCATGAACGCCTGAAGCGTATGATGAATCTTTTATCCAAAATAAAGCCGTATCAATTCGAACAGCGCTATAAACTGGGCGCTACGTTTGCGCTGATCGGCCGTTATGAAGAAGCATATCATTGGCTGCGCAGTCTGCAAAAACGCGGTTTTGAAGGCGATATCGGCTATTATTTTTGGCTGGCGAATGCTGCCTATTTTACAGGAAACCGTAAAATAGCAGAGCAGGCATACGAAAAGCTTCTGGAGATGGATCCCACGAAAGAGGGCTTTGAGCCGTGGAGATCAGCCGATGCTGCACTCGATTCAGATTCCTTTGAAGAGAATGTACCGTTTCTGATTGAAAAGATATCCAATCCATACCGCAGTGAGAGAATGTTCGGTTTATATTTGGTGGGAAAGTCCTCGCATTTGCAGGAGATACTCTCACATCCCGGCTATATTAACGTGGAAGAATTGAGCGCGGCGGAGCAGCTGTTTCTGGCACACAGTCTGGAGTATTCATTCAAAGCGGAAGATGCTTTTGAGAAAGCGCTGCAAAAAGCCCTGGCAATTTGCGATTTGCTTTATGAACAATATAAACCGCTTGATGAGCAAGGAGTGCAGCTGTTTCAGATGTGGTTCACATTATGTGAAAACGCACTGGAAAAGCAATATGCGTTCAGCAACGTTCAGGCGATTGCGGCGGCTGCAGATTATATGTTCCAGGCTTCGCACGATGAAAGTGTGACAAAGAAGTCTCTTGCAGAACAATATCAAGTATCAGTTTCAACGCTTTCTAAGTATGTGAAGGAATTGTTGCAGTTTCTGCCTTATACAGAGGAGTAA
- the yvcK gene encoding gluconeogenesis factor YvcK family protein, with protein MLKKERVDITMQSTTMKRVVVFGGGTGLSNIVRGLKRHPIHVTAIVTVADDGGSSGRLFDQYQVPPPGDVRQVMAALSDVEPLIEKMFQYRFDGSDGLKGHSLGNLMLTALTTITGDFARAVEQMGLVLNIKGKVLPAANQRITLHAELEDGSIITGESKIPLYGRKIRKVFITPQDVKPLPETAETIKNADLIVFGPGSLYTSTLPTLLVEDIRDAVMESAAKKVYVGNLTTQRGETYRYTASEHVQALYDHAGEPFLDAVLVNNAEAFRRTHNLNEKDEPWLVENDLDKLQALVPEVFVQEIATIIDGTVMHKTTDVSEMLMSYIERT; from the coding sequence ATGTTGAAAAAAGAAAGGGTTGACATTACTATGCAATCCACTACTATGAAAAGAGTCGTCGTATTTGGCGGCGGTACCGGGCTTTCCAATATTGTACGGGGATTAAAACGTCATCCGATTCACGTGACAGCCATTGTCACTGTGGCGGATGACGGAGGAAGTTCAGGCCGTTTATTCGACCAGTACCAAGTCCCGCCGCCTGGAGACGTCCGTCAGGTTATGGCAGCGCTTTCAGATGTAGAGCCGCTGATCGAGAAGATGTTCCAGTACCGCTTTGACGGTTCGGATGGCTTGAAAGGACATTCTCTCGGAAATTTAATGCTGACAGCCCTGACGACTATCACCGGCGATTTTGCCCGTGCGGTAGAGCAGATGGGTCTTGTGCTGAATATTAAAGGAAAAGTATTGCCTGCTGCAAATCAGCGGATAACCTTGCATGCGGAGCTTGAAGATGGTTCAATAATTACAGGAGAATCAAAAATTCCTCTCTACGGAAGGAAAATCCGTAAAGTCTTCATTACACCGCAAGATGTTAAACCATTACCTGAAACAGCAGAAACTATAAAAAATGCAGATTTAATCGTTTTTGGACCAGGAAGCTTGTATACTAGTACTTTGCCCACACTTTTAGTCGAGGACATCCGGGACGCGGTGATGGAAAGTGCAGCGAAAAAGGTCTATGTCGGTAATTTAACTACACAACGTGGAGAAACGTACCGCTATACCGCTTCTGAGCACGTGCAGGCGCTCTATGACCACGCGGGAGAACCGTTTCTTGATGCAGTGCTTGTAAATAACGCAGAGGCGTTCAGACGCACGCATAACCTCAATGAAAAAGATGAGCCATGGCTCGTGGAAAACGATTTGGATAAGCTGCAGGCATTGGTGCCGGAAGTATTTGTGCAGGAGATTGCTACCATCATTGATGGAACGGTCATGCACAAAACAACGGATGTATCGGAAATGCTGATGAGCTATATAGAGAGAACGTAG
- a CDS encoding amino acid ABC transporter permease, translating to MSSLPDIFSAVAQGLGITLQVLILSIICASIIAFVAGLSRVNTNPLVSGFTGFFVEIFRGTSLIVQLFWFSYALPGLFNIHLGSDVWVAVLAISLNYGAYMSEIVRGSIQAVAAGQTEASIALNLSKFQRMRHIILPQALRMMLPEYGNYLIQILKATSLVSLIGLTDLLYYGNIYRSTHLSESPLVYVLLLVMYFIIALPLIFFTRKMEIVSKKGVAS from the coding sequence GTGAGTTCCTTACCCGATATTTTTTCCGCTGTCGCACAAGGGTTAGGCATTACGCTGCAAGTGCTGATACTGTCGATTATTTGTGCAAGTATTATCGCATTCGTTGCAGGTCTGTCGCGTGTCAATACGAATCCTCTCGTGAGCGGATTCACAGGTTTTTTTGTAGAAATTTTTCGGGGAACTTCACTGATTGTACAGCTGTTTTGGTTCTCCTACGCGCTGCCGGGATTATTTAATATCCACCTGGGAAGCGATGTATGGGTAGCAGTGCTGGCGATCTCTCTGAACTACGGAGCATACATGTCTGAAATTGTGCGCGGATCGATACAGGCAGTGGCGGCAGGACAGACGGAAGCATCTATTGCTTTGAATCTGTCAAAATTTCAGCGTATGCGCCATATTATCCTTCCTCAAGCACTGCGCATGATGCTTCCTGAATACGGCAATTACTTAATTCAAATATTAAAAGCAACATCATTGGTATCGTTAATCGGACTGACCGATTTACTGTACTACGGGAATATTTACAGAAGTACGCATTTGTCGGAATCTCCGCTTGTGTACGTCCTTCTTCTCGTGATGTACTTTATTATTGCGTTGCCATTGATTTTCTTCACGAGAAAAATGGAAATCGTATCGAAGAAAGGAGTGGCTAGCTGA
- a CDS encoding HPr family phosphocarrier protein, translated as MVEKTVKVGIKPGLQARQAALFVQEANKYTADIYLKKDNRQVNAKSIMGIMSLAIAKGTEITLSTDGIDEDLALQNLAELVESEQ; from the coding sequence ATGGTAGAAAAAACAGTTAAAGTAGGTATTAAACCCGGTTTACAGGCTAGACAGGCAGCATTGTTTGTACAGGAAGCGAATAAGTACACAGCGGATATTTACTTGAAGAAGGATAATCGCCAGGTGAATGCGAAGAGCATCATGGGAATTATGAGTTTAGCGATTGCCAAGGGTACGGAGATTACGTTGAGTACGGATGGTATTGATGAGGATTTGGCGCTTCAGAATTTGGCGGAGTTAGTGGAAAGTGAGCAGTGA
- the whiA gene encoding DNA-binding protein WhiA — MSFASKTKKELTQIEADDCCTKAEIAAFIRMNGVMSFSNKQLSLDVQTENAAIARRLYSNVKALYPYKVELLVRKKMRLKKNNVYICRIREGAKNLLEELSIMTHDFQMINKIDTQLIEKDCCARAYLRGAFLAGGSVNNPETSSYHLEIFSSYQEHSQSLVELMNRYHLNAKSIERKKGFIAYLKEAEKISDFLGIIGAHVSLMKFEDVRIMRDMRNSVNRLVNCETANLNKTIGAAQRQVENIKLIEQTIGLDQLPERLQEIARLRVAYQDVTLKELGELVTGTPVSKSGVNHRLRKIEEIAERLRGN, encoded by the coding sequence ATGTCTTTTGCATCCAAAACGAAGAAAGAGCTGACGCAGATCGAAGCGGATGACTGCTGCACGAAAGCTGAAATCGCTGCATTCATCCGCATGAACGGTGTTATGTCTTTTTCCAATAAACAATTGAGCCTTGACGTTCAGACAGAAAATGCAGCAATTGCGCGCCGGCTGTACTCGAACGTGAAAGCATTGTATCCGTATAAAGTGGAATTGCTTGTACGCAAAAAAATGCGTCTGAAAAAGAATAACGTCTATATTTGCCGAATCCGAGAAGGGGCAAAGAATTTATTAGAAGAGTTATCCATCATGACGCATGACTTTCAAATGATCAATAAAATCGATACGCAGTTAATTGAAAAAGATTGCTGTGCACGCGCATACTTACGGGGAGCTTTTCTGGCAGGAGGTTCCGTGAATAATCCGGAGACTTCCTCCTATCACTTGGAAATCTTCTCCAGCTACCAGGAACACAGTCAATCGCTTGTCGAGTTAATGAATCGCTACCACCTGAATGCAAAGTCCATAGAACGAAAAAAAGGATTTATTGCATACTTGAAGGAAGCGGAAAAGATCTCCGATTTTCTTGGCATTATCGGCGCCCATGTATCCCTCATGAAGTTCGAGGACGTACGAATCATGCGCGATATGCGAAACAGTGTAAATCGGCTGGTGAACTGTGAAACCGCCAATCTGAATAAAACAATTGGCGCTGCGCAGAGACAAGTGGAAAATATTAAACTGATTGAGCAGACGATCGGTTTGGATCAACTACCGGAAAGACTGCAGGAAATCGCCCGCTTGCGCGTAGCATATCAAGACGTGACGTTAAAAGAGCTGGGTGAGCTGGTCACCGGCACGCCGGTCAGCAAGTCCGGAGTGAATCATCGTTTGCGTAAGATTGAAGAAATCGCAGAACGGCTGCGTGGAAACTAA
- the ehuD gene encoding ectoine/hydroxyectoine ABC transporter permease subunit EhuD, translating to MTWSWDVFFSVIPLIFKGLWITLGLTLACYLFAAVFGFVWVFLNRLPWRPVRWLFGWIAEFIRSTPPLVQLFFIYYAWPMMPVVGVSLNPFVAAILGLGIHFSTYMSEVYRSGIESVDKGQWEASTALNLSTRQKWTKIILPQAIPPTIPMLGNYLIIMFKEVPLASTIGVVAMLHIANDYGAQYYKYVEPLTVVALFFLLLSYPSALLINKLEKKYNRRFDKKTLA from the coding sequence ATGACTTGGAGTTGGGACGTATTTTTTTCCGTTATTCCACTGATTTTTAAAGGGCTATGGATTACACTCGGTTTGACGCTGGCTTGCTATTTATTCGCTGCGGTCTTTGGCTTTGTCTGGGTATTTTTGAACCGCCTGCCTTGGCGTCCGGTGCGCTGGCTGTTTGGCTGGATAGCGGAATTTATCCGGTCGACACCGCCGCTTGTACAGTTATTTTTCATTTACTATGCATGGCCGATGATGCCTGTCGTGGGGGTATCCCTTAATCCATTCGTGGCTGCTATTTTAGGGCTTGGCATTCATTTCAGCACGTATATGTCTGAAGTGTATCGTTCAGGAATTGAGTCTGTTGATAAAGGCCAGTGGGAAGCATCGACTGCACTGAACCTGTCGACACGCCAGAAATGGACGAAGATTATTCTGCCGCAGGCGATTCCTCCGACCATCCCGATGCTCGGAAATTACTTGATCATCATGTTCAAAGAAGTGCCGTTAGCTTCGACAATCGGTGTGGTAGCTATGCTTCACATCGCCAATGACTACGGTGCACAATATTACAAATACGTAGAGCCGTTAACGGTAGTGGCATTGTTCTTCCTATTGCTGAGCTACCCGTCTGCGTTATTAATCAATAAATTAGAGAAGAAATATAATCGTCGGTTCGACAAAAAAACGTTAGCGTAA
- the arr gene encoding NAD(+)--rifampin ADP-ribosyltransferase gives MEDKKDVLDKGPFFHGTKAELNIGDLLEPQHLSNYQDKKANYIYFTATLEAAKWGAELARGKANEKIYIVEPLGEFENDPNVTDKRFPGNPTRSYRSKSPLKIVAELGLWERHSNEEINNMLESLKKLTEEGKNVIYD, from the coding sequence ATGGAAGACAAAAAAGATGTATTAGATAAAGGTCCTTTTTTTCACGGTACTAAAGCGGAACTAAACATTGGTGATTTATTAGAACCGCAGCACTTATCAAATTACCAAGATAAAAAAGCTAACTATATATACTTTACCGCAACACTAGAAGCTGCCAAATGGGGGGCTGAATTAGCAAGAGGTAAGGCAAATGAAAAAATTTATATTGTAGAACCACTAGGTGAATTTGAAAATGACCCGAATGTAACTGACAAAAGATTTCCGGGAAATCCGACACGCTCGTATAGGTCAAAGTCTCCTTTGAAAATAGTAGCTGAATTAGGTTTATGGGAAAGACATTCCAACGAGGAAATAAATAATATGCTGGAGTCTTTGAAGAAGTTAACTGAAGAAGGTAAAAATGTGATTTACGATTAA
- the ehuA gene encoding ectoine/hydroxyectoine ABC transporter ATP-binding protein EhuA, protein MVEPIVQYKDVHKSFGKTEVLKGIDLDIRPSEKVALIGPSGSGKTTIIRMLMTLEEPTSGAIEVNGKNLWMMQKKGEWVTADEKHLRSIRGDIGMVFQHFNLFPHMTILENCMLAPVIVKNESKAKVKETAVEMLEKVGLGDKIGLFPAQLSGGQKQRVAMARALMMRPQVMLFDEVTSALDPELVGEVLEVIRDLAKEGEMAMILVTHEMDFALDIADRVVFLNEGVIEEEGPPSEILLNPHSERLQDFLGRFTNNR, encoded by the coding sequence ATCGTGGAACCGATTGTACAATATAAAGACGTACACAAATCATTCGGAAAAACGGAAGTCTTGAAAGGGATTGACCTGGATATCAGGCCGTCTGAAAAAGTGGCGCTGATCGGGCCGAGTGGTTCCGGAAAGACGACGATCATCCGGATGCTGATGACACTCGAAGAGCCTACATCAGGTGCCATCGAAGTGAATGGAAAAAATTTGTGGATGATGCAGAAGAAAGGCGAATGGGTGACGGCAGATGAAAAGCATTTGCGTTCTATCCGCGGCGATATCGGAATGGTATTCCAGCATTTCAATCTGTTCCCGCATATGACGATTCTTGAAAACTGTATGCTGGCTCCTGTCATCGTCAAGAATGAAAGTAAAGCAAAAGTGAAGGAGACCGCAGTCGAAATGCTGGAGAAAGTCGGTCTCGGGGATAAAATCGGGCTGTTCCCTGCACAGCTGTCAGGCGGTCAGAAGCAGCGTGTCGCAATGGCGCGTGCATTGATGATGAGGCCGCAAGTCATGCTGTTTGACGAGGTCACATCCGCACTGGATCCCGAACTTGTCGGGGAAGTGCTGGAAGTGATTCGTGATCTGGCAAAAGAAGGCGAGATGGCAATGATTCTTGTGACACATGAGATGGACTTCGCGCTCGATATTGCGGATCGTGTTGTGTTCTTGAATGAAGGCGTGATTGAGGAAGAGGGGCCGCCGTCTGAAATTTTGCTGAATCCCCATAGCGAACGCTTGCAGGACTTTTTGGGACGCTTTACGAATAATCGATGA
- the clpP gene encoding ATP-dependent Clp endopeptidase proteolytic subunit ClpP, translated as MNLIPTVIEQTNRGERAYDIYSRLLKDRIIMLGSGIDDNVANSIVAQLLFLEAEDPEKDISIYINSPGGSITAGMAIYDTMQYIKPDIRTICVGMAASMGAFLLTAGTEGKRYALPNAEVMIHQPLGGAQGQATEIEIAAKRILHLREKLNQILADRTGQPIDVIAKDTDRDNFMTAERAKEYGLIDHVLERNELKK; from the coding sequence TTGAATCTAATTCCTACAGTTATTGAACAAACAAACCGCGGTGAACGGGCGTATGACATTTATTCTCGCCTATTGAAAGACCGTATTATCATGTTAGGCAGCGGCATTGACGATAACGTGGCAAACTCCATCGTTGCACAGCTGCTATTCCTCGAAGCTGAAGATCCGGAGAAAGACATCTCCATCTACATCAACAGCCCGGGCGGAAGCATCACAGCAGGTATGGCTATCTACGATACAATGCAGTATATTAAACCTGACATCCGAACAATCTGTGTAGGTATGGCAGCATCTATGGGTGCATTTTTACTGACAGCCGGTACAGAAGGCAAGCGCTACGCATTGCCAAACGCTGAAGTAATGATTCACCAGCCATTGGGCGGCGCACAAGGTCAGGCAACTGAAATCGAAATCGCAGCAAAACGCATCCTGCACCTTCGTGAAAAACTAAACCAAATCTTGGCAGACCGCACAGGCCAGCCAATTGACGTTATCGCAAAAGACACAGACCGCGACAACTTCATGACTGCCGAACGCGCAAAAGAATACGGACTAATCGACCACGTTCTCGAACGCAACGAACTGAAGAAATAA